The nucleotide window AAGTTTCCATATGCGGGGAAATCATTGATGGTCCACAATAAAACAGCTCTAAGAGTGAAGTATTCTTTCCTATGTGCATCATAGACATCACTAACCCCATCCCACAAAGATCGTAGATCATCAATCAATGGCTCTAAGTAGATATCTATATCATTTCCTGGCTGTTTTGGACCAGAAATTAATAGAGATAACATCATAAACTTCCTCTTCATGCATAACCATGGAGGAAGATTATAAGTCACCAATATTACGGGCCAGCAACTATATCTACTACTCATAGAGCTATGTGGATTGATACCATCAGCTGACAATGCTAACCTAAGATTTCTTGATTCAGAAGCGAATTCGGGCCacttataatcaaccaacttCCAAGCAGGAGAATCGGTTGGATGGCGCATGTGTCCATCCTTAGTTCGCTTATCTTCATGCCAAGTAAGCATTTTAGCAATTGAAGCAGATTTATACAAGCGTTTAAATCTGGGAATTATAGGAAAATACCACAACACCTTGGCTGGTTGTCCCATTTTAACAGATTTATCCTTCTTTAGCTTCCAACGAGACACACCACACTTAGGACAAGTAATTGCATCAGAAAACTCTTTCCTAAATAATATGCAGTCATTAGGACATGCATGTATTTTCTCATATTGCAACCCCAAattggagagagtcttctttgCCTCATATAGAGATTGAGGTAGTACATTATCTTTCGGAAGCAAAGACCCAACAGTGGCAAGTAACTCAGAAAAACAAGTATCACTCATACTAAACCTAGCTTTCAAATTGTGAAGTTGCGCTAATGCTTCTAACTTAGTGTGGTCACTATTATCAAATAATGGTCTTTCTGCTTCCTCGACAAACTTATTGAACTCATACGACTCCTCATCATAATCACCTTCATTAAAGGCAGCTTCACACATATTAACAGTTTCAGAACAAAACTGAGGGTTTGGAGGAGAGCCAATAGGTGCACTAGCACAGGAGGACAAAGTAGGTTCTCCATGCCAAATCCAATTTGTATAGCCCAAACTAAAGCCGTAATCAAACAAGTGTCCCCTAATGACTTTAATCGACTTCTTTTTGAAGTTTACACATCTTGAGCAAGGGCATGGAATTCTTTTAGGGTTGCTAGCATTTTCTTCAGCAAAAATCAAGAAAGTTTCAACACCCATTTCATACTTTAAAGTGTTCCTATCTTCATTAATCCAAGATTTATCCATGGCtgaaacatttaaaaaaaaaacagaaaaaaaaataaaacactcAATTAATGAAGTCATgacatcaaacaacaaaatgGAAATCAAGCTCCTCATATAAAGAATACCGAAGACCAAGACAAACAAATGGAAAACCAACGAAAAGATCAATGACAATCTAACCTGACTATGGAAGCGTCAACAAGGAATAGCCCTTCCCAAAACTAGTAACTATAATCTGCCCCAATGCCTCACTGTCCAATTAATCCTAGAATAAACAATTCAACAAAGTACTTCAATACAAATAATGATACTAAAGTGGAATAAAATATTTTTGTATGATTAAAATAAACCATTAACAAAGCTCAAAGACATTTATATA belongs to Rosa chinensis cultivar Old Blush chromosome 4, RchiOBHm-V2, whole genome shotgun sequence and includes:
- the LOC112199334 gene encoding uncharacterized protein LOC112199334, whose translation is MDKSWINEDRNTLKYEMGVETFLIFAEENASNPKRIPCPCSRCVNFKKKSIKVIRGHLFDYGFSLGYTNWIWHGEPTLSSCASAPIGSPPNPQFCSETVNMCEAAFNEGDYDEESYEFNKFVEEAERPLFDNSDHTKLEALAQLHNLKARFSMSDTCFSELLATVGSLLPKDNVLPQSLYEAKKTLSNLGLQYEKIHACPNDCILFRKEFSDAITCPKCGVSRWKLKKDKSVKMGQPAKVLWYFPIIPRFKRLYKSASIAKMLTWHEDKRTKDGHMRHPTDSPAWKLVDYKWPEFASESRNLRLALSADGINPHSSMSSRYSCWPVILVTYNLPPWLCMKRKFMMLSLLISGPKQPGNDIDIYLEPLIDDLRSLWDGVSDVYDAHRKEYFTLRAVLLWTINDFPAYGNLSGCTTKGYKRVQSMSNLW